The Gloeobacter morelensis MG652769 genome contains the following window.
GAAAAGGTGCTCGGTTACATTGTCCGCAACGGCCAGTACCCGCCGGGAACCATGAAAATTACCCACTTCGACTTCAGCTTGAAGCGCCAAGGGCTGTGGGGACCGTCGGCGGTGTGCGACTTCCGGCTGCGGGACATGCCCGGCGAAGCCTGCCACAACGCCAACCCTGCCTTTCGGGAGATCGTGCTGACTTCCCACGGCTGCTGTGTCTGTATCGACGGGCAGGCCCTTGTGCACAGCCACACCTACCTCGACGATCTGCGCGACTTGATTGTGCAGGTGATGGCGATTGCCACCCTGGTACAGCTCAACCGCCTCAAGTACGCCTTTGCCCTGGTGATCACCAAGTGCGATTTGATTGCCGACGGCGCCACGGGCGAGCAGCCCAGCCTGCGGGATCGCCAGCGCATCGAGCGGCGGTTGCAGGCGCTCACCGAACCTCTCGACGAGTTGGGTACCCGCTACCGGTTGTTTTATTCGGCCATCCCGCTGGTGAGCCGGGGTGGGGATATCGGACTGGCGCCCTCGGGAGGTGCTGCTCCCCTGTTGTGGCTGGTGGGAGAATTGAGCCGCGCCCACAATGCCGGAGCGGTCGGCCAACTGATGCGCCAGTTGCGCCAGTTGCTGCCGGGGCGTTTCCAGCGGCGACAGCAGGCCGGTAAGAGTCCCCTGCACCATCTGTTGCAAACGGGCACGCCTCCCCACCCCTGAGCGCGAAGCGCACCGGGGTTGGCAATCTTGGCAGGCTTTTGGGACTCCCGTCCGTTGCCAGGCAAAATGGACCGTTCGCTGCGTCCACGGTCACTATTGGTATTTCTCTATCGTAGGTCAATCGCATTGACAAACATTTGTTAAGCAATGCGCATCCGGCGTTCCAAAATTTTAGTTTTTCTTCAAAATTGAGAGTAGGAGTGCTCAGGCAGTAGCTTGCCAAATTGCCTGGGTAGTGCGGTTGATCCATGGGAGTACGCCCCTGGGTGAACGTCTTTCGAGGTAACCAAATGCGGAAATTTCCGCATACATTGCAGACGCAATCATGGTCGATGCTAGCCATTGGTCTAACAAGTTTTTATCGGCGAATCCGAAAGGAGTTTTGTTGCAGCACCCCTGTGCCGTCCGTCCTGCGTATACCCGGATAAATGGTAGATGCTGTTTCCGTAGTTTGAGTGGGTAGTCTCAAGACGGTGGCCCCAGGCCGTGGTTGCTGTTCAACCCGGCCCGGTCATAGGCGATCCCTGTTGCTCATCAGACTTCTTAGGTACTGAGAACCATGCTTAAAAATCGACCCGTTTACCACCGAGACCGCTCATTTCCGGTGCCGGGCGCAGTGCAAAGAGCCGGCCGGCCGATGCCCTCTTGGGGGCGCAGTCTTGGAGGCTTTAAGCTCTTTCGCCCGCGGGACATATTCGGCCGATTCGGGGTGCGGCTGCGGCTGCTTGCATGGTGCATATTGCTGATGATTCTCTTTGGGATAGTCTCCAGTCTGCTCATTGACCAGGTGCTTTTTTTCTATCTGGAAGATCGCATCGAAGCGGCCCTCGCCCAGGAAGCGGCCGAATTTCGAGCGCTGACCACCAGCGACCGGCCAGGCGGCTCGCTTCCGGTGGTCGGGAAGCCTCTTACAGGAGTTCTCGATGAATTTCTGACCCACAATATTCCACCCCAGAATACGTTCTATCTCACGTTTGCCGATGGAGCGTTTCACAAAGCCAGCCCGCAGGCATTGCCGCCCCTGCTCGCACCGGATTCGCCCCTCACCCGGCGGCTTGCGGGGGTGAGCCTGCCGCAGCGCAGCGAAGTGGTGACCGCCGACGGGCAGCGCTATGTCTATCTGAGCGAGCCGTTGAAAGCGGCGGGCCGGACGCGCGGCGGGTTGGTTCTGGCCCACTGCGTTTCCTGCGAGCGCCAGTTTCTCGATCAGTGCCTCGCCGTCATCGGGGTCATCTTTCTCTTGGCGCTCGCCCTCGCTTCAGTGATCGCCTGGTTCGGGACCGGGCGCGTGCTTGCTCCCCTGCAGCAGCTACTGCGCACCGTGCGCGCCATCGACGAATCGGATCTT
Protein-coding sequences here:
- a CDS encoding TRAFAC clade GTPase domain-containing protein encodes the protein MLSEETTGAFNLLSLGQRGVGKTVFLAGSYAELHACHPSQAKLPLWFDCKDHQSQENIEKVLGYIVRNGQYPPGTMKITHFDFSLKRQGLWGPSAVCDFRLRDMPGEACHNANPAFREIVLTSHGCCVCIDGQALVHSHTYLDDLRDLIVQVMAIATLVQLNRLKYAFALVITKCDLIADGATGEQPSLRDRQRIERRLQALTEPLDELGTRYRLFYSAIPLVSRGGDIGLAPSGGAAPLLWLVGELSRAHNAGAVGQLMRQLRQLLPGRFQRRQQAGKSPLHHLLQTGTPPHP